One Cohnella candidum genomic region harbors:
- a CDS encoding peptidylprolyl isomerase: MKTSKLRLTMFLVLALTMILAACGKKNETNAGGASPSASESAAESASSSPAASAASDTAPHSDKNPVVTIEMDNGHTIKLELFPDIAPNTVNNYISLIKKGFYDGTIFHRVMPGFMIQGGDPNGNGTGGPGYSIKGEFTANGFQNDLKHKRGILSMARKSQPLDSAGSQFFIMVADAPSLDGQYAAFGNVLEGMDTVDEIVNQKIDPSDPYGTMPLKPMAIKKMTVDTKGVEYKEPETIK; encoded by the coding sequence ATGAAGACAAGCAAGCTTCGATTAACGATGTTTCTCGTACTCGCGCTTACGATGATCCTGGCGGCATGCGGCAAGAAGAACGAAACCAATGCGGGCGGCGCCTCGCCTTCCGCCTCCGAATCGGCTGCCGAATCGGCTTCTTCGTCTCCGGCCGCTTCCGCTGCGAGCGATACGGCCCCGCATTCGGACAAAAACCCGGTCGTCACGATCGAGATGGACAACGGGCACACGATCAAGCTCGAGCTGTTCCCGGACATCGCGCCGAACACGGTCAACAACTACATTTCGCTCATCAAGAAGGGCTTCTACGACGGCACCATTTTCCACCGCGTCATGCCCGGCTTCATGATCCAGGGCGGCGACCCGAACGGCAACGGAACCGGCGGCCCCGGGTATTCGATCAAAGGCGAGTTCACGGCCAACGGCTTCCAAAACGATCTGAAGCATAAGCGCGGCATCCTCTCGATGGCTCGCAAATCGCAGCCGCTCGACTCGGCAGGCTCGCAATTCTTCATCATGGTCGCCGACGCCCCGTCCCTCGACGGCCAATACGCGGCATTCGGCAACGTCTTGGAGGGCATGGACACGGTGGACGAAATCGTGAACCAGAAGATCGACCCGAGCGATCCGTACGGGACGATGCCCTTGAAGCCGATGGCGATCAAGAAAATGACCGTCGACACCAAAGGCGTGGAATACAAGGAACCGGAAACGATCAAGTAA
- a CDS encoding SRPBCC family protein yields MSQTLPDIRQTKVLKAPISKVWEAVSTAEGISSWFMPNDFQPVVGHEFHLEAGPFGQSPCKVTVIDPPNRVSFNWGKDWTLTFELKELPEGGTEFTLIHGGWDAEKVTEFNQPHTQVREIMANGWSGIGNKLAQFIEG; encoded by the coding sequence ATGTCGCAAACATTGCCGGATATTCGTCAGACGAAAGTATTGAAAGCGCCGATCTCCAAAGTATGGGAAGCCGTCTCCACGGCGGAAGGCATCTCTTCTTGGTTCATGCCGAACGACTTCCAGCCGGTCGTCGGCCATGAGTTCCATCTCGAAGCCGGCCCGTTCGGCCAATCTCCTTGCAAAGTGACGGTCATCGATCCGCCGAATCGCGTGTCATTCAACTGGGGCAAGGATTGGACGCTGACGTTCGAATTGAAGGAGCTGCCGGAAGGCGGCACGGAATTCACGCTGATCCACGGCGGTTGGGATGCCGAGAAGGTTACCGAATTCAACCAACCGCACACGCAGGTGCGCGAAATCATGGCGAACGGCTGGTCCGGTATCGGCAACAAACTGGCTCAGTTCATCGAGGGCTGA
- a CDS encoding RNA polymerase sigma factor: MLDWESIWKEHWQETYRYIYYKVGSRQEAEDLTQETFIRLMRSGKDYADSPIVGLLKRTAMRLIIDRWRSDKSRAQTVAMDDRVLGDDGSGDPEHRYIHDEQVRQALDVLNEDQRTIVRLRLIQGYSVRETAELTGKTETSVRTLQFRAIRTIQQALGIKAGQGEMIT, translated from the coding sequence ATGTTGGACTGGGAAAGCATCTGGAAAGAACATTGGCAGGAAACGTACAGATACATTTACTACAAAGTCGGAAGCAGGCAGGAAGCGGAGGATTTGACGCAGGAGACCTTCATCCGCCTCATGCGCAGCGGCAAGGATTACGCGGACTCCCCGATCGTCGGTTTGCTGAAACGGACGGCCATGCGGCTCATCATCGACCGGTGGAGGAGCGACAAAAGCCGGGCCCAAACGGTGGCGATGGACGACAGGGTCTTAGGTGACGATGGATCGGGCGATCCGGAACACCGGTACATTCACGACGAGCAGGTCCGCCAGGCGCTGGACGTCCTGAACGAAGACCAGCGGACGATCGTCCGGCTTCGGCTGATCCAAGGGTATTCCGTCAGGGAAACCGCGGAACTGACCGGCAAAACCGAAACCTCCGTTCGAACGCTGCAATTCCGCGCGATACGAACCATTCAACAAGCGCTTGGCATCAAGGCCGGGCAAGGAGAGATGATCACATGA
- a CDS encoding ABC transporter ATP-binding protein produces the protein MIESAADLLLPTIMARMVDDGVTGSDMHEVLRLGGLMLLVTAGGALGATIRNLIASRVSQRFGADVRSDLFRKIQTFTFESIDKFDRPSLMTRLTNDVTQVQNFVNGLMRIFVKAPMICIGSLIMAANLNRHLALVLLIVVPVVGLLIFINMRIGFPLFAKVQGALDRINGASREYLSGVRVVKAFNRFDHEMGKFDRANEEYRERTTVASRVMAVFSPGVMLTVNFGIAAIIWIGGLRVNAGSMQVGDILAFIHYMTQILFSLLMISFVFNMFVRAKASAERIGEVFEEGRRMEREPAREAGAAPAGGPAPKLEFDRVSFSYEGASGDPVLKKVSFSCLAGETVGIIGSTGSGKSTLVSLIPRFYDVSAGAVRVDGVDVRSLEPQELREKIAVVPQKSILFTGTIESNIRWGKEDATEEEVAQAARMAQAEEFISKFPERYGTPLGQGGVNLSGGQKQRLSIARALIRRPDILILDDSTSAVDTATETRIKQALKAYAQGITCLIIAQRITSVIDADKIIVLDDGEIAGIGKHDELLRMCRSYQEIFRSQIGKEVSANVSATS, from the coding sequence ATGATCGAGTCCGCCGCCGATCTGCTGCTGCCGACGATCATGGCGCGGATGGTCGATGACGGCGTCACCGGCTCCGACATGCATGAAGTGCTGCGGCTGGGCGGCCTGATGCTCCTCGTGACGGCAGGTGGCGCGCTTGGCGCGACGATCCGCAACTTGATCGCGAGCCGGGTGTCCCAGCGGTTCGGCGCGGACGTGCGGTCGGATCTGTTCCGCAAAATCCAGACGTTCACGTTCGAGAGCATCGACAAGTTCGACCGGCCCTCGCTCATGACGCGTCTGACGAACGACGTGACGCAGGTGCAGAATTTCGTCAACGGCCTCATGCGCATTTTCGTGAAGGCGCCGATGATCTGCATCGGCAGTCTCATCATGGCCGCGAATCTCAATCGCCATTTGGCGTTGGTGCTGCTGATCGTCGTTCCGGTCGTCGGGCTGCTCATCTTCATCAACATGAGGATCGGGTTCCCGCTGTTCGCGAAGGTGCAAGGGGCGCTGGACCGGATCAACGGAGCGTCCCGCGAGTATTTGTCGGGAGTACGGGTCGTTAAAGCATTTAACCGGTTCGACCATGAAATGGGGAAGTTCGACCGGGCGAACGAGGAGTATCGGGAGCGTACGACGGTGGCTTCGCGGGTGATGGCGGTGTTCAGCCCCGGCGTCATGCTGACGGTCAATTTCGGCATCGCGGCGATCATTTGGATCGGCGGCCTGCGCGTCAATGCCGGCAGCATGCAGGTGGGCGATATTCTCGCTTTCATCCACTACATGACTCAGATTCTGTTCTCGCTGCTTATGATCTCGTTCGTGTTCAACATGTTCGTGCGGGCCAAAGCTTCGGCGGAGCGGATCGGCGAGGTGTTCGAGGAAGGGCGGCGGATGGAACGGGAACCTGCGCGCGAGGCAGGAGCGGCGCCTGCTGGAGGGCCTGCGCCTAAGCTGGAGTTCGACCGGGTGAGTTTCTCGTACGAAGGCGCGTCCGGGGATCCGGTGCTGAAAAAAGTCTCGTTCTCGTGCTTGGCGGGGGAAACGGTCGGCATCATCGGCTCCACGGGCTCCGGTAAAAGCACCTTGGTCAGCTTGATCCCGAGGTTCTACGACGTTTCGGCCGGCGCAGTCCGCGTCGACGGCGTTGATGTCCGGTCGCTGGAGCCGCAAGAGTTGCGGGAAAAGATCGCGGTCGTCCCGCAAAAATCGATCCTGTTCACCGGGACGATCGAAAGCAACATCCGTTGGGGCAAAGAAGACGCGACCGAGGAGGAAGTGGCTCAAGCGGCGCGCATGGCGCAAGCCGAAGAGTTCATCTCCAAATTTCCGGAGCGGTACGGCACCCCGCTGGGACAAGGGGGCGTCAATTTGTCCGGCGGGCAGAAGCAGCGGCTGTCGATTGCCAGGGCGCTCATCCGCCGGCCGGATATCCTGATCCTAGACGACAGCACGAGCGCGGTGGATACGGCGACGGAGACGCGGATCAAGCAGGCGCTGAAAGCCTACGCGCAAGGGATTACTTGCCTGATCATCGCCCAGCGGATCACGTCCGTCATCGATGCGGACAAAATCATCGTGCTTGACGACGGCGAGATCGCGGGCATCGGCAAGCATGACGAACTGCTCAGGATGTGCCGAAGCTATCAGGAAATTTTCCGGTCCCAGATCGGCAAGGAGGTGAGCGCGAATGTCTCAGCCACCTCGTGA
- a CDS encoding type II CAAX prenyl endopeptidase Rce1 family protein has protein sequence MFDNLKDSGKAWLFAIMVLALGVGFSYIAGISSTVYMFTPMLAALLMTMVLTKEGYRKEGWKKLGLHKLGLRGWPFALIVPVIPLALSYAAAWAFGLSEWRVPDKLFGFEWSAAPIVLVIVYVKSVLFESLGEEVGWRGYLLPRMVGNNERKGLLLNGLLHGVWHAPIILNTTEYHDGENVWILFPLMVLSTMFLAPVIGRLRLKTGSVWTASMMHTTHNLTWAVLAELYVNKSDAAAYVSGDMSLVVVLFYAGLTLWMWRKPAAKAVSSAVTA, from the coding sequence ATGTTCGACAACTTGAAGGATTCCGGAAAAGCTTGGCTGTTCGCGATTATGGTACTTGCGTTGGGGGTAGGCTTCAGTTACATCGCCGGGATCAGCTCGACGGTTTACATGTTCACTCCGATGCTGGCCGCTCTGCTGATGACGATGGTGCTGACTAAGGAGGGATACCGCAAGGAAGGCTGGAAGAAGCTCGGCCTTCATAAGCTGGGGCTGCGCGGCTGGCCGTTCGCCTTGATCGTGCCGGTGATTCCGCTGGCCTTGAGCTATGCGGCGGCCTGGGCGTTCGGATTGTCGGAATGGCGGGTGCCGGACAAGCTGTTCGGCTTCGAGTGGAGCGCGGCTCCGATCGTTCTGGTCATCGTATACGTGAAATCGGTGCTGTTCGAATCGCTTGGGGAAGAAGTGGGCTGGCGGGGTTACCTGCTGCCGAGGATGGTCGGGAACAACGAGCGCAAAGGCTTGCTGCTGAACGGGCTTCTTCACGGCGTCTGGCACGCTCCCATCATTTTGAACACGACGGAATACCATGACGGCGAAAACGTATGGATCCTGTTCCCGCTCATGGTGCTGAGCACGATGTTCCTGGCTCCGGTAATCGGAAGGCTTCGGCTGAAAACGGGGAGCGTATGGACGGCTTCCATGATGCACACGACGCACAACCTGACTTGGGCGGTGTTGGCGGAGCTGTATGTTAACAAGTCGGATGCCGCGGCTTATGTCTCCGGCGACATGAGCTTGGTCGTCGTGCTCTTCTACGCCGGATTGACGCTGTGGATGTGGAGGAAGCCCGCAGCGAAGGCGGTATCGAGCGCGGTAACCGCTTAA
- a CDS encoding 1,4-dihydroxy-6-naphthoate synthase — translation MKIAFSPCPNDTFVFHAWVHGLIPGAPELDVLYADIDITNHLAAEPNGPEVLKISYAALPYVLDQYRLIPCGGALGRGNGPLVLTAGEASGISSPASLAGKRVAVPSERSTAYLLFRLWAAQQVPGGFGEIVVMPFHEIMPAVRDGKIDAGLVIHEARFTYPNYGLTKLADMGSWWEADTGLPIPLGAIIARRDQDAERIASWARQSVEYAWAHPEASKEYVLGHAQEMDPKVAQDHIDLYVNKFTADLGEEGFAAIEALLGRAAREGLVPAIDPAALR, via the coding sequence ATGAAAATCGCTTTTTCTCCTTGTCCCAACGATACGTTCGTCTTTCATGCCTGGGTGCACGGGCTCATTCCCGGGGCGCCTGAGCTGGACGTCCTGTACGCGGATATCGATATCACCAATCACTTAGCGGCGGAACCGAACGGACCGGAAGTCCTCAAAATCTCGTACGCCGCTCTCCCTTATGTGCTGGATCAGTACCGGCTCATCCCTTGCGGGGGAGCGCTCGGCCGGGGCAACGGACCGCTCGTCCTGACGGCCGGCGAAGCGTCCGGGATCTCGAGCCCGGCGTCGCTCGCCGGTAAGCGGGTCGCCGTTCCGAGCGAGAGGTCGACCGCTTACCTGCTGTTCCGGCTCTGGGCGGCCCAGCAGGTGCCGGGCGGCTTCGGCGAGATTGTCGTGATGCCGTTCCACGAGATCATGCCCGCCGTGCGGGACGGCAAGATCGACGCCGGCCTCGTCATCCACGAAGCCCGGTTCACCTACCCGAATTACGGCCTGACGAAGCTGGCCGACATGGGAAGCTGGTGGGAAGCCGACACCGGCCTGCCGATTCCGCTGGGCGCCATCATCGCCCGACGGGACCAAGACGCGGAGCGGATCGCTTCCTGGGCGCGCCAATCCGTCGAGTATGCGTGGGCGCACCCTGAAGCCTCGAAGGAGTATGTCCTGGGGCATGCGCAAGAGATGGACCCGAAGGTGGCGCAGGATCACATCGATCTCTATGTGAACAAGTTTACCGCCGACCTCGGCGAAGAAGGCTTCGCCGCGATCGAAGCGCTGCTCGGGCGCGCCGCGCGGGAAGGCTTGGTGCCGGCGATCGACCCGGCAGCCCTGCGGTAA
- a CDS encoding futalosine hydrolase — protein sequence MGKKVLVMTAVDAEREAVLRGLDGDARFEVALAGVGPAMAAARTAAKLAGGDYGLVVSAGIGGGFIGTAPVGSLVVASEIVAADLGTETPSGFLPLDELGFGSARAKPDKALADKLARAIEGAGLPVRLGPVLTVCTVTGTADSAAARARRTPGAAAEGMEGYGVAVAAGERGLPVLEFRAISNPVGPRDRAAWKIPQALKALEAACALLPEVLGNA from the coding sequence ATGGGGAAAAAGGTGCTCGTGATGACCGCGGTGGATGCCGAGCGGGAGGCGGTACTGCGCGGATTGGACGGCGACGCCCGGTTTGAGGTCGCATTGGCCGGAGTCGGTCCGGCCATGGCGGCCGCCCGCACGGCGGCCAAGCTGGCCGGCGGCGATTACGGGCTCGTGGTGAGCGCGGGAATCGGCGGCGGATTTATCGGAACCGCCCCGGTCGGCAGCCTGGTCGTCGCAAGCGAAATCGTCGCGGCGGATCTTGGCACCGAGACGCCGTCCGGCTTCCTTCCGCTGGACGAGCTGGGGTTCGGCTCGGCCAGGGCGAAGCCGGACAAGGCGCTGGCGGACAAGCTGGCGCGGGCGATCGAAGGAGCCGGGCTGCCGGTCCGCCTCGGTCCCGTACTGACGGTATGTACCGTCACGGGCACGGCCGATTCGGCGGCGGCACGGGCCAGGCGGACTCCCGGCGCGGCCGCGGAAGGCATGGAAGGTTACGGCGTGGCCGTCGCCGCGGGCGAACGGGGGTTGCCGGTGCTGGAATTCCGCGCCATCTCCAACCCCGTCGGTCCCCGCGACCGCGCCGCATGGAAGATCCCACAAGCGCTGAAGGCTCTCGAAGCCGCATGCGCGTTATTACCGGAGGTGTTAGGAAACGCATGA
- a CDS encoding ArsR/SmtB family transcription factor, with the protein MPETLPKHDVFQAIADPTRRKLLLLLDEGEMPVTALSGHFPMSRTAVSKHLRILADAGLVKERKVGRETRYRMDPDPLLELKRWLNYFERYWENKLAALQRYVESDEA; encoded by the coding sequence ATGCCGGAGACGTTGCCGAAACACGACGTCTTCCAAGCGATTGCCGATCCGACCCGCCGCAAGCTGCTGCTGCTGCTCGACGAAGGGGAGATGCCAGTGACCGCGCTCAGCGGGCATTTTCCGATGAGCCGCACGGCCGTGTCCAAACATCTGCGCATCCTCGCCGACGCCGGCCTCGTCAAGGAGCGCAAGGTCGGCCGGGAAACCCGGTACCGCATGGATCCGGATCCGCTGCTTGAGCTCAAACGCTGGCTGAACTATTTCGAACGTTATTGGGAAAACAAATTGGCCGCTCTCCAGCGGTACGTCGAATCCGACGAAGCTTGA
- a CDS encoding catalase: MTDETQNRSGGSGNEDTLTNRQGHPIHDNQNVRTVGSRGPTTLENYHFIEKITHFDRERIPERVVHGRGAGAHGVFEAYGKVGDEPVSKYTRAKLFQATGKQTPVFVRFSTVIHGIHSPETLRDPRGFAVKFYTEDGNWDLVGNNLKIFFIRDPIKFPDMVHAFKPDPITNVQSMERFFDFVSLSPEATHMVTFLFSPWGIPANYRQMQGSGVNTYKWVNQEGKGVLVKYHWEPLKQGIKNLTQKEANEIQATDFNHATMDLYQAIERGDYPEWELCVQIMEDGEHSELDFDPLDDTKLWPKDQFPFLPVGKMTLNRNPEDYFNEVEQAAFGTGVLVDGLDFSDDKMLQGRTFSYSDTQRYRVGPNYLQLPINAPKARVATNQQGGQMQYKVDRAPGQNPHVNYEPSSLGGLREAPRDGKPHEPEYNARLVREKISRTNDFGQAGQTYREFEDWEREELIANLAGALSQCKEDIRERMIGYFTQADPEYGRRVKEAIVSGAMSDTISGADKKNSGQMGHQADPY; this comes from the coding sequence ATGACTGACGAAACGCAGAACCGCTCCGGCGGTTCCGGAAACGAAGATACGCTGACCAACCGCCAAGGCCACCCGATCCACGACAACCAGAATGTCCGAACGGTCGGCAGCCGCGGGCCGACGACGCTGGAGAACTACCATTTTATCGAGAAAATCACCCATTTCGACCGCGAACGCATTCCGGAGCGCGTCGTTCACGGCAGGGGCGCTGGCGCACACGGCGTCTTCGAAGCGTATGGCAAAGTCGGCGACGAACCGGTATCCAAGTACACCCGGGCGAAGCTTTTCCAAGCAACCGGCAAGCAAACCCCCGTCTTCGTCCGCTTTTCCACCGTCATTCACGGCATCCATTCCCCGGAGACGCTGCGCGACCCGCGCGGATTCGCCGTCAAATTTTACACCGAAGACGGAAACTGGGACCTGGTCGGCAACAACCTGAAAATTTTCTTCATCCGCGATCCGATCAAATTTCCCGACATGGTCCATGCGTTCAAGCCCGATCCGATTACCAACGTGCAAAGCATGGAGCGTTTCTTCGACTTCGTCTCTCTATCTCCCGAAGCGACGCACATGGTCACGTTCTTGTTCTCGCCGTGGGGCATTCCGGCCAACTACCGGCAAATGCAGGGCTCCGGCGTCAATACGTACAAATGGGTGAACCAGGAAGGCAAAGGCGTGCTGGTCAAGTACCATTGGGAGCCGCTGAAGCAGGGCATTAAAAACCTCACGCAAAAAGAAGCGAACGAGATCCAGGCCACCGATTTCAACCACGCCACGATGGATTTGTACCAAGCGATCGAGCGGGGCGATTACCCGGAGTGGGAACTGTGCGTCCAGATCATGGAGGACGGCGAACATTCAGAGCTCGATTTCGATCCGCTGGACGATACCAAGCTGTGGCCGAAGGATCAGTTCCCGTTCCTGCCTGTAGGCAAAATGACGCTGAACCGCAATCCCGAGGATTACTTCAACGAAGTGGAGCAAGCGGCGTTCGGCACCGGCGTGCTCGTGGACGGCCTGGACTTCTCCGACGATAAAATGCTGCAAGGCCGCACGTTCTCGTATTCCGACACCCAGCGGTACCGCGTCGGCCCGAACTACCTGCAGCTTCCGATCAACGCCCCGAAGGCGAGAGTCGCGACCAACCAGCAGGGCGGCCAGATGCAGTACAAGGTCGACCGCGCGCCGGGACAAAACCCGCACGTCAACTACGAGCCCTCTTCGCTGGGCGGGCTCCGCGAGGCGCCGCGGGACGGCAAGCCGCACGAGCCGGAATATAACGCCCGACTGGTCCGGGAGAAAATCAGCCGGACGAATGATTTCGGGCAAGCCGGGCAGACGTACCGGGAGTTCGAGGATTGGGAGCGCGAAGAGCTGATCGCCAATCTGGCCGGCGCCCTCAGCCAGTGCAAGGAGGATATCCGGGAGCGGATGATCGGCTACTTCACGCAAGCCGATCCGGAATACGGACGGCGGGTGAAGGAAGCGATCGTGAGCGGCGCAATGTCGGACACGATCTCCGGCGCGGATAAGAAGAATTCCGGCCAGATGGGTCACCAAGCCGATCCGTATTGA
- a CDS encoding TolB family protein, which translates to MTDARERQVSALLDEEQDWERLLSADPELAGIAETIERVRSARTFEPASAGFEERGWQRILQETKATPTVVKEAPPARRVRPSWRKRGWLTAAASLMVAAAVFSSQWWSGETVSASEIRVTGSGELADLGVQAALYPRYAGNLDTVTYGTDDRVNVWNRVDYTSQAFPLGFAYMRDMAWSPDGSLAAFVGYESGTPGPSSPGLWVVQRDGSAPKEIAKPGDDDTAYESPVWSPDGKKIAFTATHATLSDETGVVQEQRVMIVNADGTGLTAVAKGKEPSWSRDGSQIAYAAPTDSGITEIHIVDVNGSGHDRALVSGSQPAWSPNGPFIAFVKTRIEHRALRTDAKGKETFTADVTYQELWAVNAESGKETPLTTGIYPEDRIKRLLAESDAKGETSAAYTVSAISSEESPAWSPDGARIVFSRNTNEEKGPHFALQELNIAYR; encoded by the coding sequence ATGACCGATGCAAGGGAACGACAGGTATCGGCCTTATTGGACGAGGAGCAAGATTGGGAAAGGTTGTTGTCCGCCGACCCGGAACTGGCGGGCATCGCGGAAACGATCGAGCGCGTCCGTTCCGCCCGTACGTTCGAGCCGGCTTCGGCGGGCTTCGAAGAGCGGGGCTGGCAGCGGATCCTGCAGGAAACGAAAGCGACACCGACGGTCGTGAAGGAGGCGCCTCCGGCGCGCCGGGTACGTCCGTCCTGGCGAAAGCGAGGTTGGCTGACGGCGGCGGCATCGCTGATGGTCGCGGCGGCCGTGTTCTCCAGCCAGTGGTGGTCCGGCGAGACGGTCAGCGCCTCCGAGATCCGGGTGACCGGCAGCGGAGAGCTCGCGGATCTGGGCGTACAGGCCGCCCTCTACCCGCGGTATGCCGGGAACCTGGACACCGTCACCTACGGTACGGATGATCGGGTGAATGTTTGGAATCGGGTCGACTACACATCGCAGGCTTTCCCGCTCGGCTTCGCTTACATGCGGGATATGGCTTGGTCGCCGGACGGCAGCCTGGCAGCATTCGTGGGTTACGAGTCCGGCACGCCAGGGCCTTCTTCGCCGGGCCTATGGGTTGTCCAACGCGATGGAAGCGCACCGAAGGAAATCGCCAAACCGGGCGACGACGATACGGCGTACGAAAGCCCCGTCTGGTCCCCCGACGGCAAGAAGATCGCCTTCACCGCCACCCATGCGACGCTGTCGGACGAAACAGGCGTTGTGCAGGAGCAGAGGGTCATGATCGTGAACGCCGACGGTACCGGCCTTACCGCCGTTGCGAAAGGCAAGGAGCCTTCGTGGTCGCGGGACGGCAGCCAAATCGCCTACGCGGCGCCGACGGATTCGGGCATAACGGAGATCCATATCGTCGACGTCAACGGCAGCGGGCATGACCGCGCTCTCGTCTCCGGCAGCCAGCCGGCTTGGTCCCCGAACGGCCCGTTCATCGCGTTCGTCAAAACCCGGATCGAGCATCGCGCCCTGCGGACGGACGCGAAAGGAAAGGAAACCTTCACGGCTGACGTCACGTATCAAGAGCTGTGGGCGGTGAACGCCGAGAGCGGCAAGGAGACGCCGCTGACGACCGGTATTTACCCGGAAGATAGGATCAAGCGCCTGCTGGCCGAATCCGACGCCAAAGGTGAGACGTCGGCCGCATACACCGTCAGCGCCATTAGTTCCGAAGAAAGCCCGGCTTGGTCGCCGGACGGCGCCCGCATTGTGTTCTCCCGCAACACGAACGAAGAGAAAGGCCCGCATTTTGCGCTGCAAGAACTCAACATCGCATACCGCTAG